From the genome of Streptomyces sp. S4.7:
CCGTGTCCCAGATCCGTACGTGCTCCGGCCCGCCGTCCGGGTCCAGCGGCTGCCAGCCCGGATCCCCGGTCGCGGCGAAGTCCGCCCACGCCCGCACCATGCGGTGCGACAGCTCGTGGTCCTGGGGGAGAGGGGGACCGCCGATGAGGAAGGCGAGTCCGGGGTCGGCGACGGTGCCGAAGGCGAAGGGGACGTCGGCGCAGTGCCAGGGCCGTACGACTCCGCTCTCCGTGACGCGCCGTCTGGCGAAGCGCGACAGATACGTCCGGCCGGTGCCGCCCGAGGCGGCGGCGTGGCGCTCGGCGAACCGGCTGCTGTACTCGGCGAAGGACATGTCGCCGTAAATCGCGAGGTACAGGTCGAGCACCGGCGCGTCGGGCCGCAGCGCCCGGTACGCCGGTACGAGATCACCGGGCAGCCCGAAGTCCTCGGCGAACTGGTCCAGTTGACGGTCCGTCGTGATCCGCTTGCTGCTGCCGACCGCGTCCAGCAACCAGTACTCCTCGGTCGTGTGGCAGACCAGCAGGTCGACATCCGCGCGGTCCGCCGGGTCGACGGCGAGAGGGTCGGCGGGCAGCAGGTCCCCGTCCGCGACCGGGCCGTACAGCACCGGGTCGTAGTGGCGTGCCCCGGCCGCCGGGTCGGCGCGGAAGTCGGCGACGACCTGGTCGGAGGCGCGGACCAGGTCGTACGGGGACGCCGTCGCCAGCGCCTCGGCGGTGGCCGGGACTCCCGCGGCGGCGGCCACGTGGCGCGTGGTCTCGGCGGCCAGCCGGGGCGGGTAGGCCGGGCCGACCAGGCTGTGGGCGACGGCGCGGCGGAACAGCCCGCGCGCCCGGTCCATCACCGTCAGACAGGCGACGGACGACGCCCCCGCCGACTGCCCGGCGACGGTGACGTTGGCCGGGTCGCCGCCGAAGGCCGTGATGTTGTCGCGCACCCACTCCAGGGCGGCGATCTGGTCGAGCAGACCGCGGTTCTCGGGGAGGTCCGAACCGGGGACGCCCGAGCCGGGGACATGGCCGAAGCCCTCGAAGCCGAGGCGGTAGTTGAGGGTGACGACGACCAGTCCGGCGCGGACCAGGGCCGTACCGTCGAAGTCCGGCTGGGCGGAGGCGCCGAAGGTGTACGCGCCACCGTGGATCCAGACGAGCACGGGCCGCGCGGCAGCGCCCTCTTCCTCTCCCTCACGCGTCCAGACGTTGAGGTTCAGCACGTCCTCGTCGCCGGGTGCCCACGCCGGCATGCCGGGAAGCTCCGCCGACTGCG
Proteins encoded in this window:
- a CDS encoding carboxylesterase family protein yields the protein MDHLFSTANGRVRGRRTAPGVVAVLGIPYAAPPFGPDRFKAPRPASAWQGVRECVGFGPIAPQSAELPGMPAWAPGDEDVLNLNVWTREGEEEGAAARPVLVWIHGGAYTFGASAQPDFDGTALVRAGLVVVTLNYRLGFEGFGHVPGSGVPGSDLPENRGLLDQIAALEWVRDNITAFGGDPANVTVAGQSAGASSVACLTVMDRARGLFRRAVAHSLVGPAYPPRLAAETTRHVAAAAGVPATAEALATASPYDLVRASDQVVADFRADPAAGARHYDPVLYGPVADGDLLPADPLAVDPADRADVDLLVCHTTEEYWLLDAVGSSKRITTDRQLDQFAEDFGLPGDLVPAYRALRPDAPVLDLYLAIYGDMSFAEYSSRFAERHAAASGGTGRTYLSRFARRRVTESGVVRPWHCADVPFAFGTVADPGLAFLIGGPPLPQDHELSHRMVRAWADFAATGDPGWQPLDPDGGPEHVRIWDTGTGAAADGGLYGAFRAAWRAADYAHVHS